A genomic window from Bubalus bubalis isolate 160015118507 breed Murrah chromosome 11, NDDB_SH_1, whole genome shotgun sequence includes:
- the THOC3 gene encoding THO complex subunit 3, with product MAIPQASMGPSSLGQSGPGSMAPWCSVSSGPTRYVLGMQELFRGHSKTREFPAHSAKVHSVAWSCDGRRLASGSFDKTASVFLLEKDRLVKENNYRGHGDSVDQLCWHPSNPDLFVTASGDKTIRIWDVRTTKCIATVNTKGENINICWSPDGQTIAVGNKDDVVTFIDAKTHRSKAEEQFKFEVNEISWNNDNNMFFLTNGNGCINILSYPELKPVQSINAHPSNCICIKFDPMGKYFATGSADALVSLWDVDELVCVRCFSRLDWPVRTLSFSHDGKMLASASEDHFIDIAEVETGDKLWEVQCESPTFTVAWHPKRPLLAFACDDKDGKYDSSREAGTVKLFGLPNDS from the exons ATGGCGATTCCCCAGGCGTCCATGGGACCCTCATCGCTGGGCCAGAGCGGTCCCGGCTCGATGGCTCCCTGGTGCTCAGTGTCAAGCGGCCCGACGCGCTACGTGCTCGGGATGCAGGAGCTGTTCCGCGGCCACAGTAAGACGCGCGAGTTCCCGGCGCACAGCGCCAAGGTGCACTCCGTGGCCTGGAGCTGCGACGGACGTCGTCTGGCCTCGGGGTCCTTCGACAAGACGGCCAGCGTCTTCTTGCTGGAGAAGGACCGGTTG GTCAAAGAAAACAATTATAGGGGACATGGGGATAGCGTGGACCAGCTCTGTTGGCATCCAAGTAACCCTGATCTCTTTGTCACTGCGTCTGGAGACAAAACCATTCGCATCTGGGATGTGAGGACTACGAAATGCATTGCCACTGTGAACACTAAAG GAGAGAACATTAATATCTGCTGGAGTCCTGACGGGCAGACCATCGCTGTAGGCAACAAGGATGATGTGGTGACGTTCATTGACGCCAAGACACACCGCTCCAAAGCGGAGGAGCAGTTCAAGTTTGAGGTCAATGAAATCTCCTGGAACAATGACAATAACATGTTCTTCCTGACAAATGGCAACGGTTGTATCAACATACTCAG ctaCCCAGAACTGAAGCCTGTGCAGTCCATCAACGCCCATCCTTCCAACTGTATCTGTATCAAGTTTGACCCCATGGGGAAGTACTTTGCAACAGGAAGTGCAGATGCTTTGGTCAGCCTTTGGGATGTAGATGAGTTAGTGTGTGTTCGATGCTTTTCCAG GCTGGATTGGCCTGTGAGGACCCTCAGTTTTAGCCATGATGGGAAAATGCTGGCATCGGCCTCAGAAGATCACTTCATTGACATTGCTGAAGTGGAGACAG GAGACAAGCTGTGGGAGGTTCAGTGTGAGTCACCGACCTTCACCGTGGCTTGGCACCCCAAAAGGCCTCTGCTGGCGTTTGCCTGTGATGACAAAGATGGCAAATACGACAGCAGTCGGGAAGCTGGAACTGTGAAGCTGTTTGGGCTTCCCAATGATTCCTGA